A stretch of bacterium DNA encodes these proteins:
- a CDS encoding MBL fold metallo-hydrolase, translated as MEIVLTGTGSPLPDANRAGPSTLVKAGDTHILVDAGRGVVMRMAGGGSLPAFLAAVLVTHLHSDHICDLNDVITTHWIMTQGNVALRVFGPPGTAQFVERQLHALEADIGYRIEHHDVLTRGPNVEVTEVEPDDQFAVNDVQVSTAATVHAPARPTIGYRLEHNGTTVALVGDTLPCTGVDVLAADVDAYVQTVIRRDLVELIPNDMVQDILDYHSGVVEAAQTAARVGARRLVLTHMVPAPTAEQYPEWIARAAEHFAGEIVIGDDLTTVATAQNNAHG; from the coding sequence TGACGGGGACCGGATCGCCGTTGCCCGACGCCAATCGGGCCGGTCCATCCACGCTGGTGAAGGCGGGCGACACCCACATCCTGGTCGACGCCGGTCGAGGGGTGGTGATGCGCATGGCCGGGGGAGGTTCGCTGCCGGCGTTTTTGGCTGCCGTCTTGGTGACCCACTTGCACAGCGATCACATCTGCGATCTCAACGACGTCATCACCACGCACTGGATCATGACTCAGGGCAACGTTGCGCTTCGGGTGTTCGGGCCACCGGGCACCGCCCAGTTCGTGGAACGCCAACTCCATGCTCTAGAAGCCGACATCGGCTACCGCATTGAGCACCACGATGTCCTCACCAGGGGTCCGAATGTGGAGGTCACCGAGGTGGAGCCGGACGATCAGTTCGCGGTCAACGACGTGCAGGTGTCCACCGCGGCCACGGTCCACGCACCGGCAAGGCCCACCATCGGCTACCGCCTTGAGCACAACGGCACGACGGTGGCATTGGTGGGCGACACCCTTCCCTGCACCGGCGTGGACGTTCTGGCCGCCGACGTCGATGCCTACGTGCAGACGGTGATTCGCCGGGATCTGGTGGAGCTCATCCCCAACGACATGGTCCAAGACATCCTCGACTATCACTCTGGCGTGGTGGAGGCGGCCCAGACCGCGGCCCGAGTCGGCGCCCGGCGCCTGGTATTGACCCACATGGTGCCTGCCCCCACCGCCGAGCAGTACCCCGAATGGATCGCCCGGGCCGCTGAGCACTTCGCCGGCGAGATCGTGATCGGCGACGACCTGACCACGGTCGCCACAGCACAGAACAACGCTCATGGCTAA